From Yersinia hibernica, a single genomic window includes:
- the bcsA gene encoding UDP-forming cellulose synthase catalytic subunit, whose amino-acid sequence MSRLMRILFLAPVYQAMRGRYHRYMQQGCTVITAFLTTLALPLCWIFLRLESPSWQSVIHHRTYWFPQISPNRPRLGDGLRYLLQGLWLLFTRPQSNHDKKRQPAAAGKSWVKNKRQGYIRWLSNVSERFELQQIETSVAARLGQLSRRTRRILFIILGIFTGILALLCISQPFGMMAQFVFVLLLWAIAMVVRRVPGRLPTLMLIVLSLTVSCRYLWWRYTETLNWDDPVSLVCGLLLLLAETYAWVVLVLGYFQTIWPLNRQPVPMPEDINSWPTIDLMVPTYNEDLGVVKPTIYAALGIDWPKDKINIYILDDGNRPAFREFAAEVGVHYIARPTHEHAKAGNINNALKQATGEFVAIFDCDHVPTRSFLQLTVGWFFKDKKLGMIQTPHHFFSPDPFERNLGRFRQTPNEGTLFYGLVQDGNDMWDATFFCGSCAVLRRSALDEVGGIAVETVTEDAHTSLRLHRKGYTSGYIRIPQAAGLATESLSAHIGQRIRWARGMVQIFRLDNPLLGKGLKFVQRLCYANAMLHFLSGIPRLIFLTAPLAFLLLHAYIIFAPALAIALYVLPHMIHASLTNSRLQGKYRHSFWSEIYETVLAWYIARPTTVALLNPHKGTFNVTAKGGLVEEQHVDWVITRPYMALVLLNLAGLIAGLWRLGYGPATEIMTVIISLVWVIYNMTILGGAVAVAVEAKQVRQSHRVEIAMPAAVARADGHLFSCTLRDYSDGGVGIDMREAGLLKDGEAVHLLLKRGAQEYTFPCEVTRAFGTKVGMRMHQLTVAQHIDFIQCTFARADTWALWQDGFPEDKPIESLRDVLALGFRGYVRMASYAPPVIRNVLVGLTSLIAWIASFVPHGVDKNQAPSSQGQTVAQH is encoded by the coding sequence ATGAGTCGCCTTATGCGGATATTATTTCTGGCCCCTGTCTATCAAGCAATGCGCGGCCGCTATCATCGTTATATGCAGCAGGGCTGCACCGTTATCACCGCGTTTCTCACTACATTGGCGCTGCCGCTGTGCTGGATATTCCTGCGCCTCGAGTCCCCGAGTTGGCAGAGTGTGATACACCATCGGACATACTGGTTTCCGCAGATTTCACCTAATCGTCCACGGCTGGGGGATGGTTTACGTTATCTGCTGCAAGGCCTTTGGTTGTTATTCACCCGCCCGCAATCCAACCATGATAAAAAACGTCAGCCCGCCGCGGCGGGTAAGAGCTGGGTAAAAAATAAAAGACAGGGTTACATCCGCTGGTTGAGCAACGTTTCTGAGCGTTTTGAACTCCAGCAAATAGAGACGTCAGTGGCGGCCCGATTAGGCCAGCTCTCCAGACGTACTCGGCGTATCTTGTTTATTATTCTGGGAATTTTCACCGGCATCTTGGCCTTGCTGTGTATCTCACAGCCATTCGGCATGATGGCGCAATTCGTATTTGTCTTACTGCTATGGGCCATCGCCATGGTGGTGCGGCGGGTGCCAGGGCGTTTACCTACCCTGATGTTGATTGTGTTGTCATTAACGGTTTCCTGCCGCTACCTGTGGTGGCGATATACTGAAACGCTTAACTGGGATGACCCGGTCAGCTTGGTGTGCGGTTTATTATTACTGTTAGCTGAAACCTATGCTTGGGTAGTATTGGTATTGGGCTACTTCCAGACTATTTGGCCGCTCAATCGCCAGCCGGTGCCGATGCCGGAAGATATTAATAGCTGGCCAACTATCGATTTAATGGTGCCGACTTATAACGAAGATCTCGGAGTGGTAAAACCGACCATTTATGCGGCGCTGGGTATTGATTGGCCGAAAGACAAAATCAATATTTATATTCTGGATGATGGCAACCGGCCCGCTTTTCGAGAGTTTGCCGCAGAAGTTGGGGTGCACTACATTGCCCGGCCAACTCATGAGCATGCCAAAGCCGGTAATATCAATAATGCGCTAAAGCAGGCGACCGGTGAGTTTGTCGCCATCTTTGACTGTGACCACGTGCCCACCCGTTCTTTCCTGCAATTGACGGTCGGCTGGTTCTTTAAAGATAAAAAGCTCGGCATGATTCAAACGCCGCATCACTTTTTCTCCCCTGATCCTTTTGAGCGAAATTTAGGCCGTTTTCGGCAAACCCCCAATGAAGGCACACTATTTTATGGTTTGGTGCAAGACGGGAATGACATGTGGGATGCGACTTTCTTCTGCGGCTCCTGCGCGGTTCTGCGCCGCAGTGCTTTAGATGAAGTCGGGGGGATTGCGGTGGAAACGGTCACTGAAGATGCCCACACTTCATTGCGGCTGCATCGCAAGGGCTACACGTCTGGGTATATCCGTATTCCGCAGGCGGCCGGCTTGGCAACGGAGAGTTTGTCGGCCCATATTGGGCAGCGTATTCGCTGGGCGCGGGGCATGGTGCAGATCTTCCGCTTGGATAACCCGCTGCTGGGCAAAGGGCTGAAGTTTGTCCAACGTTTGTGCTATGCCAATGCCATGTTGCACTTTTTATCCGGCATTCCGCGGTTAATCTTCTTGACGGCACCGCTGGCTTTCCTGCTGCTGCATGCTTACATCATTTTTGCTCCGGCGCTGGCAATTGCACTTTATGTATTGCCGCATATGATTCACGCCAGCCTGACTAACTCCCGCCTACAGGGTAAATATCGCCATTCATTCTGGAGTGAAATCTACGAAACGGTGCTGGCTTGGTATATTGCCCGCCCGACCACCGTGGCGCTGCTCAACCCGCATAAAGGGACATTCAATGTCACGGCAAAAGGCGGTTTGGTCGAAGAGCAGCACGTGGACTGGGTGATTACTCGCCCATATATGGCGCTGGTTCTGCTTAATCTGGCCGGTTTGATTGCCGGTTTATGGCGCTTAGGTTATGGCCCAGCGACTGAAATCATGACCGTGATCATTAGTCTGGTGTGGGTTATTTATAATATGACGATTTTAGGCGGGGCGGTGGCGGTGGCGGTTGAAGCCAAGCAAGTCCGTCAGTCCCACCGGGTTGAGATTGCCATGCCCGCCGCGGTGGCCCGTGCCGATGGTCATTTATTCTCTTGTACCCTGCGCGACTATTCTGATGGGGGGGTGGGGATTGATATGCGCGAAGCCGGGTTACTGAAAGATGGCGAAGCGGTGCATTTGTTGCTTAAACGCGGTGCGCAGGAATACACCTTCCCTTGCGAAGTGACCCGCGCTTTCGGCACCAAAGTCGGGATGCGGATGCATCAACTGACGGTGGCCCAACATATTGATTTTATACAGTGCACTTTTGCTCGCGCAGACACTTGGGCACTATGGCAGGATGGCTTCCCAGAAGATAAACCGATTGAAAGTCTGCGTGATGTTTTGGCGCTGGGCTTTAGAGGCTATGTTCGTATGGCCAGTTATGCTCCTCCGGTAATTCGAAATGTATTGGTAGGATTGACTTCCCTGATTGCCTGGATTGCATCATTTGTACCCCATGGCGTGGATAAAAATCAGGCTCCGAGTAGCCAGGGCCAGACAGTGGCTCAACATTGA
- the bcsQ gene encoding cellulose biosynthesis protein BcsQ yields the protein MPVLALQGVRGGIGTTSVTAALAWALQQLDESVLVIDFSPDNLLRLHFNMHFEQSRGWAKAEITGEGWQQGAMRYTEKLDFLPFGQLTQAENEQFAASLQNTAQHWQENLSALQATAAYRWILLDVPAGDNALTRQALALADKTLILIHADASCHVRLHQQHLPAGCHFLLNQFAASSRLQQDLHQLWLQSLDSLLPTFIHRDEAMAEALAAKQPLGEYSAQSLAAEEVMTLANWCLIHGAESRL from the coding sequence ATGCCAGTACTGGCGTTACAAGGCGTAAGAGGGGGCATTGGGACTACCTCGGTAACCGCAGCTCTGGCTTGGGCGTTACAGCAACTGGATGAATCAGTGCTGGTCATTGATTTTTCACCGGACAATTTATTGCGTTTGCATTTTAACATGCATTTTGAGCAATCCCGTGGTTGGGCTAAGGCTGAAATTACCGGTGAAGGCTGGCAGCAAGGGGCGATGCGCTACACCGAAAAACTGGATTTCTTACCATTCGGTCAACTCACGCAAGCTGAAAATGAGCAATTTGCTGCCTCTTTGCAAAATACAGCGCAGCACTGGCAGGAGAACCTGTCCGCGTTGCAAGCCACTGCAGCTTATCGCTGGATTTTACTGGATGTCCCCGCGGGCGATAACGCATTGACGCGTCAAGCTCTGGCATTGGCTGATAAAACCCTCATTTTGATCCATGCGGATGCCAGCTGCCATGTTCGTCTGCATCAGCAACATTTACCCGCTGGCTGCCATTTTCTGCTCAATCAGTTTGCTGCCAGCAGCCGTTTACAGCAGGATTTGCATCAGCTTTGGTTGCAAAGTCTGGATAGTTTATTACCAACGTTTATTCATCGCGATGAAGCGATGGCCGAAGCATTAGCCGCCAAGCAGCCATTGGGCGAATACAGCGCGCAAAGTCTGGCGGCGGAAGAGGTGATGACGCTGGCGAATTGGTGCCTGATTCATGGGGCGGAAAGTCGCCTATGA
- the bcsR gene encoding cellulose biosynthesis protein BcsR translates to MKTIINHFHEKTSLEAQDDLLALSQAFSLPTLSYIDIVRQERLTKMMARWPLLAELAQSTGSE, encoded by the coding sequence ATGAAGACTATAATAAATCACTTTCATGAGAAAACATCACTTGAAGCTCAGGATGATCTACTAGCATTAAGTCAGGCTTTCTCACTGCCGACGTTAAGTTATATTGATATTGTCCGTCAGGAACGACTAACTAAAATGATGGCTCGTTGGCCATTGTTGGCAGAATTGGCGCAATCCACAGGGAGCGAATAG
- the bcsE gene encoding cellulose biosynthesis protein BcsE translates to MSRSFSLGVRKIWDELAVMQAPGFYWVNIERQIDANLFCQQLLRSQPENTRAALICSGQKPENLLTNMGHSGPTKLPLFTLPAQRNALKYLTHDLMRSLRPQQRLFILFAPANLWQTFTSEEMQQWLLHIQQWLEAQSCTLLVICHSSGMNKIKNQLVSQHRYLQGLANLQWQQDSAQYVVSWWSTAKGVTANQLVLLEADKQGWSMADEVQQALPQSRNDEHLYLAQTTILEGAPPLSSNWQLLESNAALSQRAMTTHAATLIFALNQSEQIDEMAHQIHNIRRQRGNTVKIVVREMHASLRYSDERLLLACGANLIVPHVAPLSRFLTMLEGIQGQRFTRHVPEDINALLEALRPLQLKGYLPPTEFCQSVLQLMNNTLLPENGKGVLVALRAVPGLQARQALTLCHLRRYGDVVTVSDNRLLLFLSTCRINDLDTALSHVFRLPVAEVFSNRLVWYQDQEIISEMNRMNNTPEAEQAAGDKKTYKQVTDAPEQAVVVRRVPVPLALNTGHRQENTQ, encoded by the coding sequence ATGTCACGATCATTCTCATTAGGTGTTCGAAAAATCTGGGATGAATTAGCCGTGATGCAGGCTCCTGGATTCTATTGGGTCAATATTGAACGTCAAATTGATGCCAATTTATTTTGTCAGCAGCTTCTTCGTAGCCAACCCGAAAATACTCGTGCGGCATTGATTTGTTCAGGACAAAAACCTGAAAATCTCCTGACCAATATGGGACATTCTGGCCCCACGAAATTACCGTTATTTACGTTACCCGCTCAAAGAAACGCCTTAAAATATTTAACCCATGATTTAATGCGTTCATTGCGCCCACAGCAACGGCTTTTCATTCTGTTCGCGCCTGCGAATTTATGGCAAACATTTACCAGCGAAGAGATGCAACAGTGGCTCCTGCACATTCAACAATGGCTGGAGGCCCAGAGCTGCACGTTACTCGTGATTTGTCACAGCTCCGGCATGAATAAAATAAAGAACCAATTAGTCAGCCAACACCGTTATTTACAAGGCCTTGCCAACCTACAGTGGCAGCAGGATAGCGCACAATATGTGGTTTCTTGGTGGAGTACGGCGAAAGGGGTCACGGCCAATCAATTGGTGCTGCTCGAAGCCGATAAACAGGGCTGGAGCATGGCGGATGAAGTCCAGCAAGCGCTGCCACAATCACGCAATGATGAACATCTGTATTTAGCACAAACCACTATTTTGGAAGGCGCTCCGCCCCTTTCCAGCAATTGGCAATTGCTGGAATCCAATGCCGCGTTGTCTCAACGGGCAATGACCACTCATGCCGCAACATTAATTTTTGCGTTGAATCAAAGTGAACAAATTGACGAGATGGCGCATCAGATCCATAACATACGGCGTCAACGCGGCAATACGGTAAAAATTGTGGTGCGCGAAATGCATGCCAGCCTGCGCTACAGCGATGAGCGCTTGTTGCTGGCCTGCGGTGCCAATCTGATTGTGCCTCATGTTGCGCCATTATCGCGTTTTCTGACGATGCTGGAAGGGATTCAGGGGCAGCGTTTTACACGCCATGTTCCCGAAGATATCAATGCGTTACTGGAGGCTCTGCGCCCACTGCAACTCAAAGGCTACCTGCCTCCCACCGAGTTCTGCCAATCTGTTTTGCAACTGATGAACAACACTTTACTACCGGAAAATGGTAAAGGTGTGTTGGTTGCGCTGCGGGCAGTGCCGGGGTTACAGGCGCGCCAGGCGCTAACACTGTGTCATTTGCGCCGCTATGGTGATGTGGTGACGGTCTCTGACAACCGGCTACTACTGTTTCTTTCAACTTGTAGAATCAATGACTTAGATACGGCATTAAGCCATGTTTTCCGCTTACCCGTCGCAGAGGTCTTTAGCAACCGGCTGGTGTGGTATCAGGATCAGGAAATTATCTCAGAGATGAACCGCATGAATAATACTCCCGAGGCAGAGCAAGCGGCTGGTGATAAAAAAACCTATAAACAAGTCACTGACGCACCAGAACAAGCGGTCGTCGTCCGGCGAGTTCCTGTGCCGTTGGCACTGAATACTGGCCATCGTCAGGAGAATACCCAATGA
- the bcsF gene encoding cellulose biosynthesis protein BcsF, which produces MNLNDIWQILLLGAIIFFPLGYMARRRFPRWWEKKQHLFLSARYLKSEGIWLRDGSSSQIKK; this is translated from the coding sequence ATGAATCTTAATGATATTTGGCAAATCCTGCTGCTGGGTGCCATCATTTTTTTCCCACTGGGCTATATGGCTCGCCGCCGCTTTCCACGATGGTGGGAGAAAAAACAACATTTGTTCTTATCCGCGCGCTATTTAAAATCAGAAGGAATCTGGTTGCGTGATGGCTCCTCTTCACAGATTAAGAAATAA
- the bcsG gene encoding cellulose biosynthesis protein BcsG, with protein MNAKNKQQDSQSPWRYWRGLGAWNYYFLLKFALLWFGYLNFHPLANLVFLAFLLFPIPAYRVHRWRHWIAIPIGIGLLYHDTWLPGINSIMSQGSQVTGFSLSYLLELFSRFINWTMIGAAFVILVGYLFISQWIRVTVFVVAAMIWLNIVGIAGPAFSLAPTTETVAATEPTNTAQPAASSQVEASGPPTDANLTAHLNAFYEQEKTRSTTFPASLPGDAQPFDLLVINICSLSWSDIEAIQLDKHPLWSKFDILFKNFNSATAYSGPASIRLLRASCGQSSHKDLYQPQDQQCYLFDNLAKLGFTSQLVLDHSGVFGNYLQNIQDDGNMHAPMMSQKGISNQLASFDGEPIYNDLELLNRWLEQQKKGGDVRSATFMNIIPLHDGNRFVGTNKTADYRARAQTLFDQLNTFLEELEKSGRKVMVVVVPEHGAALVGDKMQMSGLRDIPSPSITHIPVGIKLIGMKAPQPASPVVVSAPSSYLAISELVSRMVDGKVFTTPNVDWQTLTQGLPETAVISENDNAIVMQYQGKPYIRLNGGDWVPYPQ; from the coding sequence ATGAACGCAAAAAATAAACAGCAAGACTCGCAGAGTCCGTGGCGCTACTGGCGCGGTCTGGGCGCATGGAATTACTACTTTCTGCTAAAGTTTGCCCTCCTGTGGTTTGGTTATCTGAATTTCCATCCACTGGCTAACTTGGTGTTTCTTGCTTTCTTGCTGTTTCCGATCCCAGCGTATCGCGTCCACCGCTGGCGTCACTGGATAGCCATCCCCATTGGTATCGGCTTGCTTTATCACGATACCTGGCTGCCGGGCATTAACAGCATCATGAGCCAAGGTTCACAAGTGACGGGTTTCAGTTTAAGCTATCTGCTTGAATTATTTAGTCGTTTTATTAACTGGACCATGATAGGAGCGGCCTTTGTTATTCTGGTGGGCTATCTGTTTATCTCACAATGGATTCGCGTCACCGTTTTTGTCGTCGCAGCCATGATTTGGCTGAATATCGTGGGCATTGCCGGGCCAGCATTTTCTCTGGCCCCCACGACTGAGACGGTCGCCGCAACAGAGCCCACGAACACAGCACAGCCAGCGGCGAGCAGCCAGGTGGAGGCCAGTGGGCCACCAACCGATGCTAACCTGACGGCCCATCTGAATGCTTTTTATGAACAAGAGAAAACGCGCTCTACCACCTTCCCGGCATCACTGCCTGGAGACGCGCAACCATTTGATTTATTAGTTATTAATATCTGTTCATTGTCATGGTCAGATATTGAGGCAATTCAACTGGATAAACACCCGCTGTGGAGTAAGTTTGATATTCTGTTCAAAAACTTTAACTCTGCCACCGCCTACAGTGGCCCGGCGTCTATCCGCCTCCTGCGCGCCAGCTGCGGCCAGTCATCCCACAAAGATCTGTATCAACCACAAGATCAGCAATGTTATCTGTTTGATAACTTAGCCAAACTCGGGTTTACCTCCCAGCTGGTGCTGGATCACTCGGGTGTCTTTGGTAATTATCTGCAAAATATTCAAGATGACGGCAATATGCATGCGCCGATGATGTCGCAGAAAGGCATTAGTAATCAATTAGCTTCCTTTGATGGCGAGCCAATTTATAACGATCTGGAATTGCTTAACCGCTGGCTGGAACAGCAGAAGAAAGGGGGGGATGTCCGCAGCGCAACTTTCATGAATATCATCCCGTTACATGATGGAAACCGCTTCGTCGGCACCAACAAAACCGCGGATTATCGTGCGCGCGCCCAGACCCTGTTTGACCAACTGAATACCTTCCTTGAAGAGTTGGAAAAATCAGGGCGGAAAGTCATGGTGGTCGTGGTGCCAGAGCATGGTGCTGCCTTGGTGGGTGATAAAATGCAGATGTCTGGTCTGCGCGATATCCCAAGCCCAAGCATCACGCACATTCCCGTCGGGATTAAACTGATTGGTATGAAAGCACCACAACCCGCCAGCCCGGTGGTGGTTAGCGCCCCTAGCAGCTATCTGGCTATTTCTGAATTAGTATCACGCATGGTTGATGGTAAAGTATTTACTACTCCAAATGTGGATTGGCAGACTCTGACACAAGGTTTGCCGGAAACCGCCGTTATTTCAGAAAATGATAATGCTATTGTGATGCAATATCAGGGCAAACCGTATATTCGACTAAATGGCGGTGATTGGGTGCCTTATCCACAATAA
- the dppF gene encoding dipeptide ABC transporter ATP-binding subunit DppF: MKNESQAAKPLLQAIDLKKYYPVKKGFFAPERLVKALDGVSFTLERGKTLAVVGESGCGKSTLGRLLTMIEIPTGGELYYQGQDLLKPDESAEKLRRQKIQIVFQNPYGSLNPRKKVGQILEEPLQINTKLNRQERREKTLAMMAKVGLKTEHYDRYPHMFSGGQRQRIAIARGLMLNPDVVIADEPVSALDVSVRAQVLNLMMDLQQELGLSYVFISHDLSVVEHIADEVMVMYLGRCVEKGSKEAIFNNPRHPYTQALLSATPRLNPDMRRERIKLTGELPSPMSPPPGCAFNARCRRAFGTCTQLQPQLKKYGDQMVACFAVDQDEAEKANGA, encoded by the coding sequence ATGAAAAATGAATCACAGGCCGCTAAGCCACTGTTGCAAGCCATTGATTTAAAAAAATACTATCCGGTCAAGAAAGGATTTTTTGCACCGGAGCGCTTGGTTAAGGCGCTGGATGGGGTGTCGTTCACTTTAGAGCGAGGCAAAACATTGGCGGTGGTTGGGGAGTCCGGCTGTGGTAAATCCACTTTGGGCCGCTTACTGACCATGATAGAAATTCCAACCGGTGGTGAGCTTTATTACCAAGGCCAGGATTTGCTTAAGCCCGATGAAAGTGCAGAAAAACTGCGGCGGCAGAAAATCCAGATTGTGTTCCAGAACCCGTATGGTTCTTTGAATCCACGTAAGAAAGTGGGGCAGATTCTGGAAGAGCCATTGCAAATCAACACCAAACTCAATCGCCAAGAACGGCGCGAAAAGACCTTGGCGATGATGGCAAAAGTTGGTCTAAAAACCGAACATTATGACCGTTATCCACATATGTTCTCCGGTGGCCAGCGCCAGCGTATCGCCATTGCCCGTGGGTTGATGTTGAACCCGGATGTGGTGATTGCCGATGAACCTGTTTCTGCACTGGATGTGTCAGTGCGGGCCCAAGTATTGAACTTGATGATGGATTTGCAGCAGGAACTGGGATTGTCGTATGTCTTTATCTCCCATGACCTGTCCGTGGTTGAGCATATTGCTGATGAAGTGATGGTGATGTATTTGGGGCGCTGTGTTGAAAAGGGCAGCAAAGAGGCCATTTTTAACAATCCGCGTCACCCTTATACACAGGCATTGTTATCGGCGACACCACGTCTGAACCCAGATATGCGCCGTGAACGTATTAAGTTGACCGGCGAATTACCTAGCCCGATGAGCCCACCGCCAGGTTGTGCATTCAATGCGCGCTGTCGTCGGGCATTTGGTACCTGCACGCAGTTGCAGCCACAACTGAAGAAATATGGTGATCAAATGGTGGCTTGTTTCGCCGTCGATCAGGATGAAGCGGAAAAAGCCAACGGTGCATAG
- the dppD gene encoding dipeptide ABC transporter ATP-binding protein: MALLNVDKLSVHFGDESAPFKAVDRISYSIEQGQVVGIVGESGSGKSVSSLAIMGLIDYPGKVMADKLEFNGRDLTKISEKERRQLVGAEVAMIFQDPMTSLNPCYTVGFQIMEALKVHQGGNRKTRHQRAVDLLNLVGIPDPASRLDVYPHQLSGGMSQRVMIAMAIACRPKLLIADEPTTALDVTIQAQIIELLLELQQRENMALLLITHDLALVAEAAHHIIVMYAGQVVETGKSSEIFRAPRHPYTQALLRALPEFAQDKARLASLPGVVPGKYDRPEGCLLNPRCPYANDRCRREEPELLGPAGRQVKCHTPLDDAGRPTL; the protein is encoded by the coding sequence ATGGCACTTTTAAATGTAGATAAATTGTCGGTGCATTTCGGTGACGAAAGTGCGCCGTTCAAAGCCGTAGACCGCATCAGTTACAGTATTGAGCAAGGTCAGGTGGTCGGGATTGTCGGTGAATCTGGCTCAGGTAAATCGGTCAGTTCATTGGCAATCATGGGGCTGATTGATTACCCCGGTAAAGTGATGGCCGATAAACTGGAGTTTAATGGCCGTGACTTGACCAAGATTTCTGAAAAAGAGCGGCGTCAGTTAGTGGGTGCGGAAGTGGCGATGATTTTCCAAGACCCGATGACCAGCCTTAATCCGTGCTATACCGTCGGTTTCCAGATTATGGAAGCGCTAAAGGTGCATCAGGGAGGCAACCGCAAAACCCGTCATCAGCGGGCGGTGGATCTGCTGAACTTGGTCGGCATTCCGGATCCGGCGTCGCGTTTGGATGTCTATCCGCACCAGCTTTCCGGTGGGATGAGTCAGCGGGTCATGATTGCGATGGCCATCGCTTGTCGGCCTAAGTTGCTGATTGCCGATGAGCCAACGACGGCGCTGGACGTGACGATTCAAGCGCAAATTATTGAATTGCTGCTGGAATTACAGCAGCGTGAAAATATGGCGTTGTTGCTGATTACCCATGATTTGGCATTGGTCGCCGAAGCGGCCCATCACATTATTGTGATGTATGCCGGTCAGGTGGTGGAAACCGGTAAGTCATCGGAAATTTTCCGTGCGCCGCGCCATCCATATACTCAGGCATTGCTGCGGGCGCTACCGGAGTTTGCTCAGGATAAAGCACGGCTGGCATCATTGCCGGGTGTGGTGCCGGGTAAATATGACCGGCCTGAAGGCTGCTTGCTAAATCCGCGTTGCCCATATGCCAATGATCGCTGCCGTCGTGAAGAACCTGAACTGCTGGGGCCAGCCGGGCGTCAGGTCAAATGCCATACACCGCTCGATGATGCGGGGAGGCCGACCCTATGA
- the dppC gene encoding dipeptide ABC transporter permease DppC yields MSQLTESTVKSAPKPMTPLQEFWHYFKRNKGAVIGLFYIIIMLLIAAGATWLAPHGPAEQFRDALLKPPVWEEGGSWKFILGTDDVGRDVLSRLMYGARLSLLVGCLVVVLSLVMGVIFGLLAGYFGGVVDAIIMRIVDIMLALPSLLLALVLVAVFGPSIVNASLALTFVALPHYVRLTRAAVLVEVNRDYVTASRVAGAGSMRQMFINILPNCLAPLIVQASLGFSNAILDMAALGFLGMGAQPPTPEWGTMLSDVLQFAQSAWWVVTFPGVAILLTVLAFNLMGDGLRDALDPKLKQ; encoded by the coding sequence ATGTCTCAACTTACTGAGTCGACAGTAAAAAGTGCGCCGAAGCCGATGACTCCATTGCAGGAATTTTGGCACTATTTCAAGCGCAATAAAGGGGCTGTTATCGGCCTGTTTTACATCATTATTATGCTGCTGATTGCCGCTGGTGCGACCTGGCTTGCCCCACACGGCCCGGCAGAGCAATTTCGTGATGCCCTACTGAAGCCGCCGGTCTGGGAAGAGGGGGGAAGCTGGAAATTTATTCTTGGTACTGATGATGTTGGCCGCGATGTATTGTCCCGCCTGATGTATGGGGCGCGCCTCTCGCTATTGGTCGGCTGTTTGGTGGTGGTGCTATCGCTGGTGATGGGGGTTATTTTCGGCTTACTGGCCGGTTATTTTGGCGGCGTCGTCGATGCCATCATCATGCGGATTGTCGATATCATGCTGGCACTGCCAAGCTTGTTGCTGGCGTTAGTGTTGGTGGCGGTATTCGGGCCTTCGATTGTCAATGCCTCATTGGCGCTAACCTTTGTGGCCTTGCCGCACTATGTTCGTTTGACACGAGCAGCAGTGCTGGTCGAGGTCAATCGCGATTACGTCACGGCCTCCAGAGTGGCTGGGGCGGGGTCGATGCGCCAGATGTTTATCAATATTTTGCCAAACTGCCTAGCGCCGCTCATCGTGCAGGCTTCTCTCGGCTTCTCTAACGCCATTCTGGATATGGCGGCTCTTGGCTTTCTCGGCATGGGTGCGCAGCCGCCAACACCAGAGTGGGGCACCATGCTCTCTGATGTGTTGCAGTTCGCTCAAAGCGCTTGGTGGGTGGTGACCTTCCCTGGTGTGGCGATTCTGCTGACGGTTCTGGCGTTTAACCTGATGGGGGACGGCCTGCGTGATGCTCTCGACCCCAAACTCAAGCAGTAA